The following coding sequences lie in one Primulina huaijiensis isolate GDHJ02 chromosome 2, ASM1229523v2, whole genome shotgun sequence genomic window:
- the LOC140967334 gene encoding alkaline ceramidase-like, with amino-acid sequence MADEVSRFWGPVTSTHEWCEPNYVHTSYVAEFFNTISNVPCIILALIGLGNALRQRFEKRFSVLHISNIILAIGSMLYHASLQQLQQQGDETPMVWEMLLYIYILYSPDWHYRSTMPTFLFLYGAAFAVTHSLLHFDVAFKLHYALLCLLCIPRMYKYYIHTEDVSAKWLAKLYVATLLFGSLCWLVDRLFCKEITRWYFNPQGHALWHVFMGFNSYFANTFLMYCRAQQREWNPKVKHVFGLLPYVKIQKSKSQ; translated from the exons ATGGCGGATGAAGTATCAAGGTTTTGGGGTCCTGTGACATCTACGCATGAGTGGTGTGAGCCAAATTATGTGCACACTTCCTATGTTGCCGAATTTTTCAACACCATCTCTAATGTTCCATGCATCATTTTAGCACTCATTGGTCTTGGTAATGCATTGAGGCAACGTTTTGAGAAAAGGTTCAGTGTTCTTCACATATCAAATATAATACTTGCTATTGGCAGCATGCTATATCATGCGTCATTGCAGCAGCT GCAACAGCAAGGAGATGAAACACCTATGGTGTGGGAAATGCTTCTTTACATTTATATCCTTTACTCACCAGATTGGCATTATCGGAGCACAATGCCAACTTTTTTGTTCCTCTATGGTGCAGCCTTTGCCGTTACTCATTCACTACTTCATTTCGATGTTGCTTTTAAGCTACACTACGCGCTGCTTTGTCTTCTTTGCATTCCTAGGATGTACAAGTATTATATTCACACAGAAGACGTATCTGCTAAGTGGCTTGCTAAGCTGTATGTCGCCACTTTATTGTTCGGGAGTCTCTGTTGGCTTGTTGATCGCCTTTTCTGCAAAGAAATCACGCGCTGGTACTTCAATCCACAGGGTCATGCATTGTGGCATGTGTTCATGGGTTTCAACTCATATTTTGCCAATACATTCCTCATGTACTGCCGTGCTCAACAACGGGAATGGAATCCAAAAGTGAAGCACGTTTTTGGACTTTTACCATATGTAAAGATTCAAAAGTCAAAATCCCAGTAG